One Alteromonas sp. KC3 DNA segment encodes these proteins:
- a CDS encoding ABC transporter permease: protein MSKMTTILRMPTSASTNNSTLGRVYNMTPALLLPIIGLLMFLAVWNGVAKSIDTSLGQFPGPAEVWEQAGALIDEHIAQREKADAFYQRQEARNAERVKQDPSYVPKLRDFTGAPTFFDQIWTSLYTVMVGFVIASLVAVPVGILCGLSKSAYTAINPLIQLFKPVSPLAWLPLVTMVVSALYVSDDPAFSKSFVTSAFTVSLCCLWPTLINTAVGVSNIDKDLINVSKVLRLTPFAHLTKIVLPSSIPMIFTGLRLSLGIGWMVLIAAEMLAQNPGLGKFVWDEFQNGSSESLARIMVAVLTIGAIGFVLDRLMLSVQRAVSWDKSSVLR, encoded by the coding sequence ATGAGCAAAATGACCACAATTCTTCGAATGCCAACATCGGCATCGACAAACAATAGTACGTTAGGTCGCGTTTATAACATGACACCAGCCTTGTTATTGCCCATTATCGGCTTACTGATGTTTCTCGCTGTGTGGAACGGTGTTGCGAAAAGTATCGATACCTCGTTGGGGCAGTTTCCTGGACCCGCAGAGGTGTGGGAACAAGCGGGCGCTTTAATTGATGAGCATATTGCACAGCGTGAAAAAGCCGACGCGTTTTATCAACGTCAAGAGGCGCGAAACGCAGAGCGAGTGAAACAAGACCCTTCATATGTACCAAAACTACGTGACTTTACTGGCGCACCAACGTTCTTTGACCAAATATGGACGAGCTTGTATACCGTCATGGTGGGGTTTGTGATCGCGTCACTGGTTGCAGTTCCCGTCGGAATTTTGTGTGGCTTAAGTAAGTCGGCGTATACGGCAATAAATCCACTGATTCAATTATTCAAGCCAGTCTCCCCACTAGCTTGGCTCCCGCTTGTTACTATGGTTGTTAGCGCTCTATACGTCAGTGACGACCCTGCGTTTTCAAAGTCGTTTGTGACATCTGCTTTTACGGTATCGCTGTGTTGTTTGTGGCCGACACTTATCAACACTGCAGTTGGCGTTTCAAATATTGATAAGGACCTTATCAATGTCAGCAAAGTGCTTCGCCTTACGCCCTTTGCTCACCTAACAAAGATTGTCTTGCCTTCGTCTATTCCGATGATTTTTACCGGGCTGCGGTTATCACTAGGTATTGGGTGGATGGTATTGATTGCTGCTGAAATGTTGGCGCAAAACCCAGGGCTTGGAAAGTTTGTCTGGGACGAGTTTCAAAATGGCAGTTCAGAATCTCTTGCAAGGATAATGGTGGCTGTACTGACAATAGGTGCCATCGGCTTTGTGCTGGACCGTCTTATGCTATCGGTACAACGGGCTGTAAGTTGGGACAAGTCGAGCGTTTTACGTTAA
- a CDS encoding ABC transporter ATP-binding protein, with protein MSSKHLELAQVGIDFPTPKGPFTALTDVNLKIAKGEFVSLIGHSGCGKSTVLNIVAGLHQATTGGVILDGAEVRTPGPERAVVFQNHSLLPWLSVYKNVELAVKSTMRGKSKSEMRDWIMHNLELVHMTHALDKLPSEISGGMKQRVGIARALAMEPKVLLMDEPFGALDALTRAHLQDSLMEIHADLGNTVIMITHDVDEAVLLSDRIVMMNNGPAATIGEILDIALPRPRDRLALADNKQYNHYRHEVLTFLYDKQKKVETVASHGKKNSKQLSKEVSSEKKDANESDAA; from the coding sequence ATGTCTTCAAAACATTTAGAACTTGCCCAAGTGGGTATTGACTTTCCAACGCCTAAAGGCCCTTTTACCGCACTAACCGATGTTAATCTAAAAATAGCCAAAGGTGAATTTGTGTCATTAATTGGCCATTCTGGATGCGGTAAATCGACGGTTCTTAATATTGTCGCAGGCCTTCATCAGGCTACCACAGGAGGCGTTATCTTAGATGGTGCAGAGGTTCGTACTCCTGGCCCTGAAAGAGCAGTTGTCTTTCAGAATCATTCTTTGCTTCCTTGGCTGAGTGTTTATAAAAATGTCGAGCTAGCAGTGAAGTCAACTATGCGCGGTAAATCGAAAAGTGAGATGAGAGATTGGATCATGCACAACCTTGAACTTGTGCACATGACCCATGCATTAGACAAGCTGCCCAGTGAAATTTCAGGCGGTATGAAACAGCGTGTAGGTATCGCCCGTGCCCTAGCCATGGAGCCAAAAGTATTATTGATGGATGAACCCTTTGGGGCACTTGATGCGCTTACTCGTGCTCATCTTCAAGACTCTTTAATGGAAATACATGCTGATTTGGGTAACACCGTTATCATGATTACTCATGATGTCGATGAGGCAGTCTTGCTCTCAGATAGAATTGTGATGATGAACAATGGGCCTGCTGCAACCATTGGCGAAATACTCGATATAGCGTTACCGCGACCAAGAGACCGCTTAGCCCTTGCTGACAATAAGCAATACAACCACTACCGCCATGAAGTGCTCACCTTTCTTTATGACAAACAGAAGAAAGTGGAAACCGTGGCTTCACACGGCAAAAAAAATTCTAAACAACTATCTAAAGAGGTGTCATCTGAAAAAAAAGACGCAAATGAATCAGATGCTGCCTAA
- a CDS encoding alginate export family protein, with the protein MSLKLLSTSMLMAFASHAAANDIHDALSNSTAYADFNLRYESVDQDNALKDASSLTLRTWLGFSTGSVNGFSFTAEVEDSRIVMGQDEFTVGPTGFNVGEYSVIADPETTELDQAYIQYKNDNFTARVGRQVITLDDHRFVGHVAWRQDKQTFDAVSAKYAVNKELELFYSYLYKRNRIFAEAADLDSKDHILHATYKSKVGKFVAYAYLLEVDNDTSNALDTYGVSYDGKMQGDSINWAYGAEFATQSSESGSAESAVDFDASYFNAYLGATMSGITAKIDYEVLGSDDGLYGFATPLATLHKFNGFADLFLATPTQGLQDLKLSLSGKAAGGKWLLAYHDYSADESTAEVDDLGSEINAQYTTTFADKYRFGIKYAAYDAGDIKVDTNRFWMWVGTRF; encoded by the coding sequence ATGAGTTTGAAGCTACTCTCTACGTCAATGCTCATGGCTTTCGCTTCACACGCTGCGGCGAATGATATCCATGATGCTTTGAGTAACTCAACCGCATACGCTGACTTTAATTTACGCTATGAATCTGTTGATCAAGACAACGCACTTAAAGATGCGAGCTCCCTAACCCTTAGAACATGGCTAGGGTTTTCAACCGGAAGTGTTAATGGGTTCTCTTTTACAGCTGAGGTTGAGGATAGTCGTATTGTAATGGGACAAGATGAGTTTACGGTTGGGCCAACAGGGTTCAACGTAGGCGAGTATTCTGTTATCGCCGATCCTGAGACGACCGAACTCGATCAAGCCTATATTCAATATAAAAACGACAACTTTACCGCTCGCGTTGGACGCCAAGTCATCACACTTGATGATCATCGTTTTGTGGGTCATGTGGCGTGGCGTCAAGACAAACAGACATTCGACGCAGTCAGTGCGAAATACGCAGTAAATAAAGAGCTAGAGTTATTCTACAGCTATTTGTACAAACGCAATCGCATTTTTGCTGAAGCAGCAGATTTAGATTCAAAAGATCATATCCTGCATGCGACTTACAAATCGAAAGTGGGTAAATTTGTCGCCTATGCCTACTTACTTGAAGTAGATAACGATACGAGCAATGCGCTAGATACCTACGGCGTAAGTTATGACGGAAAAATGCAAGGCGACAGCATTAATTGGGCTTATGGCGCAGAGTTTGCGACACAGTCAAGTGAGTCAGGAAGCGCAGAAAGCGCAGTGGATTTCGATGCCTCTTACTTCAACGCATATTTAGGCGCAACAATGTCAGGTATAACCGCGAAAATAGATTATGAAGTATTGGGTTCTGACGATGGTCTTTATGGTTTTGCTACGCCATTGGCTACCTTACATAAGTTTAACGGCTTTGCGGACCTATTTTTAGCAACGCCAACCCAAGGGCTGCAAGACTTAAAGTTATCCTTGTCTGGCAAAGCTGCTGGTGGAAAATGGTTGTTGGCCTATCATGATTACTCTGCTGATGAGAGCACAGCTGAGGTTGATGATTTGGGTAGCGAAATTAATGCACAATACACGACGACATTTGCAGATAAATATCGATTCGGTATTAAGTACGCGGCCTATGATGCCGGTGACATAAAAGTAGATACCAACCGCTTTTGGATGTGGGTTGGCACGCGCTTTTAA
- the mobA gene encoding molybdenum cofactor guanylyltransferase → MALFETYEAKYEGADVVSALILCGGKSQRMGQNKAQLALGQRTFLTTAKDTVRRAGITNVVSVGQKGCDVVDDIAFCGPGAALISALYQLNSKKAADSDIEVTAGKNNLALTEIVLVLPVDMPLLTPSSIHFLLDKARETKQSVYFENECFPLVIYNVYCHQHKLRALKNSVASPSMRAVINAVGAVGIPTPTAIKPTLLNVNTPHEYALIS, encoded by the coding sequence ATGGCACTTTTTGAAACGTACGAAGCCAAATACGAAGGCGCTGATGTTGTCAGCGCCCTTATTCTATGTGGTGGGAAATCACAGCGCATGGGGCAAAACAAAGCGCAACTAGCCCTTGGGCAGCGCACCTTTCTCACTACAGCAAAAGATACCGTTAGACGCGCTGGAATAACAAACGTAGTAAGTGTTGGTCAAAAAGGCTGTGATGTGGTTGACGACATTGCTTTTTGTGGGCCAGGTGCAGCACTTATAAGTGCGCTATATCAATTGAATTCAAAAAAAGCTGCAGATAGCGACATTGAGGTTACGGCTGGCAAAAACAACCTCGCATTAACTGAGATTGTTTTAGTGTTGCCCGTTGATATGCCACTATTAACGCCGTCTTCCATTCACTTTTTATTAGATAAGGCGCGTGAAACAAAGCAAAGCGTTTACTTTGAAAACGAGTGCTTTCCTTTGGTCATATACAATGTGTATTGCCACCAACATAAACTGAGAGCGCTGAAAAATAGCGTTGCATCGCCTTCAATGCGCGCGGTTATTAATGCCGTTGGTGCAGTCGGAATACCCACACCAACAGCAATTAAACCAACATTGTTAAATGTAAATACGCCACACGAATATGCATTAATCTCGTAA
- a CDS encoding HD domain-containing protein, giving the protein MVPVSEFADFICELDKLKAVKRMITLPVDGERKENSAEHSWHVALMANMLSQYANKPIDVTRVIRMILIHDIVEIDAGDMFAFNEQQDHDAQAEKEVAAAKRIFGLLPTPFNDEMLALWLEFEEATTPDAEFAKAMDRVLPVFQNMKNEGGSWNKHNIARSKIEKRNAHLKSCAPALWDYVMAQLDIAVARGWLRD; this is encoded by the coding sequence ATGGTTCCAGTAAGTGAATTTGCCGACTTTATTTGTGAGCTTGATAAGTTAAAAGCAGTAAAGCGCATGATAACCCTGCCCGTTGACGGAGAACGTAAAGAAAACTCTGCCGAACACAGCTGGCACGTTGCACTGATGGCAAATATGTTGAGTCAATATGCTAACAAGCCAATTGATGTGACTCGCGTAATCCGCATGATTTTGATCCATGATATTGTCGAAATTGATGCCGGCGACATGTTCGCTTTTAACGAACAGCAAGATCACGATGCTCAAGCCGAAAAAGAAGTGGCCGCAGCCAAACGAATTTTTGGCCTATTGCCAACGCCTTTCAACGACGAAATGTTGGCCTTGTGGTTAGAGTTTGAAGAGGCTACAACGCCGGATGCTGAATTTGCCAAAGCTATGGACCGCGTTCTCCCCGTTTTTCAGAATATGAAAAATGAAGGTGGCAGTTGGAATAAGCACAATATTGCGAGAAGTAAGATAGAAAAACGCAATGCACACCTTAAAAGCTGCGCACCTGCACTTTGGGATTACGTGATGGCGCAACTCGATATCGCAGTCGCTCGCGGCTGGTTACGAGATTAA
- a CDS encoding thiol:disulfide interchange protein DsbA/DsbL codes for MKKFAVMFIMAMLMPLTACAEGSSSKWKEGTHYTVLDKEATDKPVITEYFSFWCPHCFQFEPIVAQIKEKKAEGTKFNKVHVNFMRFTGPDVQDAATKAMLIARAMKQEDAMNGAIFNYIHKQRASITGLRDLRNIFVVNGVDGEEFDKMAKSFGVNSMLRKNQQQIDAYREHLTGVPNFIINGKYQPTFTADMTFDDIADLIVWLSEQK; via the coding sequence ATGAAAAAGTTTGCAGTCATGTTTATCATGGCAATGCTTATGCCACTTACGGCATGTGCCGAAGGCTCATCATCTAAGTGGAAAGAAGGTACGCACTACACTGTACTAGACAAAGAAGCGACTGATAAACCAGTAATTACTGAGTATTTCTCTTTCTGGTGTCCGCACTGCTTCCAGTTTGAGCCTATTGTTGCTCAGATCAAAGAAAAGAAAGCCGAAGGCACTAAATTCAATAAAGTACATGTGAACTTCATGCGCTTTACTGGCCCTGACGTACAAGATGCTGCAACCAAGGCTATGCTGATTGCCCGTGCGATGAAACAAGAAGATGCAATGAACGGTGCTATCTTCAACTATATTCACAAGCAACGTGCTTCTATTACTGGTCTACGTGACCTTCGTAACATCTTCGTTGTCAATGGCGTAGATGGCGAAGAGTTCGATAAAATGGCAAAGAGCTTTGGCGTTAACAGCATGCTGCGTAAAAACCAGCAACAAATTGACGCTTATCGCGAGCACTTAACGGGTGTACCTAACTTCATTATTAATGGAAAGTACCAGCCTACCTTTACTGCCGATATGACATTTGACGATATTGCAGACCTCATTGTTTGGCTATCTGAACAAAAATAA
- a CDS encoding TonB-dependent receptor plug domain-containing protein, with the protein MRIHFTYAAVTAAVLSCVSTSALSQETNSNIETLTVTGSRLPVQVTQFPGSVSVLTQSDIEASGAVQLTELIRGLPGVSLSQSGSPGGLTEVRVRGSETNHLLVLIDGVVANDIGQGSLIDLAHLTSANVVRIELLRGPQSARWGSGAIGGVLSITTKAGQSAQDYSSLNLTAGVGTQGTYQGSVNATSQIDKLNIAAYANYITTDGDNIARTGNEDDGYDNLTAGLNLNYQVSTEHGFIARLRTVDYENEYDGTDFVSTGLPTDSDNVTDGYQVSTQFRWDYTPTSSAYHSRLSANYRKDENDNTTAGIDAGGTTGERIELNWTNFYSLDNWQFAGGIEYLQRLFSQRGPINFGDPNQKQHDNTHSVFAEANGALTPSLFATLSARLDDNSEFDDANSYRAGLTWQVDERYALFTSYGKAVKTPTFTERFGYFPASFIGNENLEPETSEEFEVGLKANWHRMSGQVSLFSAELNNEINGFVFVADLGAFSADNVDGKSHRDGVDVEVNWNSDFGNLSASYSYLDAEQTNAGVTSTELRRARHQGALVYTSDLGTERFTLYGKLAYTGTRYDTFFPPFPASAQTIALSAYTLASVNLGYQVTDQWQLTLKVNNLFDTDYEDIVGFAGQERRALLSVRYQM; encoded by the coding sequence ATGCGTATACACTTTACTTATGCTGCAGTTACCGCTGCGGTACTTTCGTGCGTAAGCACGTCTGCATTATCTCAAGAAACCAACAGTAATATAGAAACACTGACCGTTACTGGTTCAAGGCTTCCTGTTCAGGTAACTCAATTCCCTGGCTCAGTGTCAGTGCTCACACAATCCGATATAGAAGCTTCTGGTGCCGTACAGTTGACAGAGCTTATCCGCGGTTTACCTGGCGTTAGTTTGTCACAATCTGGCAGCCCTGGTGGGTTAACTGAAGTGCGGGTACGTGGTAGCGAAACAAATCACCTGCTGGTACTTATCGATGGCGTGGTGGCCAATGACATAGGCCAAGGCAGTTTGATTGATTTAGCCCACCTTACCAGTGCCAACGTTGTTCGCATTGAACTTCTTCGCGGCCCACAAAGCGCACGTTGGGGCAGTGGCGCCATAGGCGGTGTACTTAGCATTACCACCAAAGCTGGCCAATCGGCACAAGACTATTCATCTTTAAACCTGACCGCTGGCGTGGGTACTCAAGGCACCTACCAAGGCAGCGTTAATGCCACCTCTCAGATAGATAAACTGAATATTGCAGCGTATGCCAACTATATCACCACCGACGGTGACAATATTGCACGAACTGGCAATGAAGATGACGGTTATGACAATTTAACCGCTGGATTAAACCTAAATTATCAAGTCAGTACAGAGCATGGCTTTATTGCCCGCTTGCGCACCGTTGACTATGAAAATGAGTACGACGGCACTGATTTTGTTTCTACGGGTTTACCCACCGACTCAGACAATGTGACCGACGGTTATCAGGTAAGCACACAATTTCGCTGGGACTATACACCTACCTCATCGGCTTACCACTCGCGACTAAGCGCTAACTATCGCAAAGATGAAAATGACAATACTACCGCTGGAATTGATGCCGGAGGCACTACAGGCGAGCGTATTGAACTGAATTGGACCAACTTTTACTCGCTTGATAATTGGCAATTTGCCGGAGGCATTGAGTACTTACAACGCCTGTTTTCACAGCGAGGCCCGATAAACTTTGGCGATCCTAACCAAAAGCAACATGACAATACGCACAGCGTATTTGCAGAAGCCAACGGAGCGTTAACACCGAGCCTGTTCGCCACCTTAAGTGCACGGCTTGATGACAACAGTGAATTTGATGACGCAAACAGTTACCGCGCAGGACTTACCTGGCAGGTGGATGAACGTTATGCGCTTTTCACAAGCTACGGAAAGGCGGTAAAAACGCCAACATTTACTGAGCGTTTTGGCTATTTCCCAGCGAGCTTTATTGGTAACGAAAACCTCGAACCTGAGACCAGTGAAGAGTTCGAAGTGGGGCTAAAAGCCAACTGGCACCGTATGTCAGGTCAGGTGAGTTTATTTTCAGCAGAGCTCAATAATGAAATAAATGGTTTTGTATTTGTTGCAGATTTAGGTGCTTTTAGCGCTGATAATGTGGATGGCAAGAGTCATAGAGATGGCGTTGACGTTGAAGTAAATTGGAACAGCGATTTCGGTAACCTTAGTGCATCGTATAGCTACCTGGATGCCGAACAAACTAATGCGGGTGTCACATCTACTGAACTTAGACGTGCGCGACATCAAGGGGCGTTAGTTTACACCTCTGATTTGGGTACTGAGCGATTTACTTTATATGGCAAGTTAGCGTACACAGGAACGCGCTACGACACCTTCTTCCCTCCGTTTCCTGCTTCAGCGCAAACCATCGCGCTATCGGCGTATACGTTAGCCAGTGTAAATCTTGGATACCAAGTCACAGATCAATGGCAACTTACGCTTAAAGTAAACAACCTATTTGATACTGATTACGAAGATATTGTAGGCTTCGCGGGCCAAGAAAGGCGTGCGCTGCTATCTGTTCGCTATCAAATGTAG
- a CDS encoding serine/threonine protein kinase produces the protein MTDFSFSGLSPDTILDALESQGIFLQSGLLALNSYENRVYQFLAEDGQRYVAKFYRPARWTDAQILEEHAFAQALLENEIPLAAPLKLNGETLHHHIVDGTDYRFALFPSVGGRQFENDNLDQLEWMGRFIGRIHRVAQATPFAHRPTIDVESYLDEPKRVLEQSTLLPAHLKTAFFAILNPVIEATKKAYRPSSSIRLHGDCHPGNILWRDGPTFVDLDDCRMGPAIQDLWMMLSGDRQQQLLQLDTLVEAYEEFHPFDTSQLTLIEPLRAMRMVHYMAWLSRRWEDPAFPRAFPWFAEDKYWEGQILALKEQLAALQEPPLKLGF, from the coding sequence ATGACAGATTTTTCATTTTCGGGGCTTAGCCCCGACACCATCTTAGATGCCCTGGAGTCACAGGGCATTTTTTTACAAAGTGGGCTGCTGGCACTGAACAGCTATGAAAACAGGGTGTATCAATTCCTAGCTGAAGATGGACAACGCTATGTTGCCAAGTTCTATCGACCCGCGCGTTGGACAGATGCCCAAATTTTAGAGGAACACGCATTTGCGCAAGCGCTGCTGGAAAACGAAATTCCACTCGCTGCCCCGCTTAAACTGAACGGCGAGACACTGCATCATCACATTGTTGACGGCACAGACTACCGGTTTGCACTCTTTCCTTCTGTGGGTGGAAGGCAGTTTGAAAATGATAATCTTGATCAACTAGAGTGGATGGGACGATTCATAGGACGCATTCACCGCGTAGCACAAGCTACCCCCTTTGCCCATCGCCCTACTATCGATGTTGAAAGCTACCTTGACGAACCAAAACGAGTATTAGAGCAAAGCACCCTATTGCCAGCGCATTTAAAGACCGCGTTTTTTGCGATTCTCAACCCCGTTATTGAAGCGACTAAAAAAGCGTATCGCCCTTCATCATCTATTCGCCTTCACGGCGACTGCCACCCTGGTAACATCTTATGGCGTGACGGCCCTACTTTTGTCGATTTAGATGATTGTAGAATGGGCCCCGCTATTCAAGATTTGTGGATGATGCTTAGTGGTGATCGCCAGCAACAATTACTGCAATTAGATACACTGGTAGAAGCTTATGAAGAGTTTCACCCTTTTGATACGAGTCAGTTAACTTTGATTGAGCCGCTTCGCGCTATGCGTATGGTCCATTATATGGCGTGGTTATCACGTAGATGGGAAGACCCCGCATTTCCGCGTGCATTTCCGTGGTTCGCTGAAGACAAGTATTGGGAAGGACAAATTCTAGCGCTTAAGGAGCAACTTGCGGCCTTACAAGAGCCACCGCTAAAGCTCGGGTTTTAA
- the ccoG gene encoding cytochrome c oxidase accessory protein CcoG, whose product MNEQIPVKNVTPVKVHKPKGATEGKRYDSRSRIYVRAVQGPLESFRRFFGLFFLALFAVIPWISYNGQQAVLLDIGEQRFTIFSLTLWPQDLTLLAYIFIVSAFALFFVTTFAGRVWCGFMCPQTTWVYIYTWFEEKCEGPRNKRIALDARPMDADKFLRKTAKHTAWVLVALLTALTFVGYFTPIASLFVDFFTFDTSFWAAFSVIFFAVCTYGNAGYMREIMCTHICPYARFQSAMFDKDTFTVSYNPNRGEQRGPRPRKLSHEQVKEKGLGDCIDCNLCVQVCPTGIDIRNGLQYECINCGACVDACNGVMDKMGYPKGLISFTSEEELSGGKTHIIRPKLIGYFVVLVIMMGLLFANIWTRSPTEVDIIRDRNSLYRETNEGLIENVYTIKVLNKTQQPHTYTVTIKGLPDYQYIGEQEVTVEGGAVYSTPISVATDAYNLEDTVTDIFISVTTTIDGETVTVDEPTKFLYR is encoded by the coding sequence ATGAATGAACAAATACCGGTAAAAAATGTAACACCGGTAAAGGTACATAAACCCAAAGGTGCTACCGAGGGCAAGCGTTACGACTCTCGCAGCCGCATTTATGTTCGCGCAGTACAAGGTCCCCTAGAGTCTTTTAGACGCTTTTTCGGCCTTTTCTTTTTAGCACTCTTCGCCGTCATTCCATGGATTTCATACAATGGCCAGCAAGCCGTATTACTCGATATTGGCGAGCAGCGTTTTACCATATTTTCTTTGACACTGTGGCCGCAAGACCTAACCCTGCTTGCCTATATTTTTATTGTTTCGGCTTTTGCTTTGTTCTTTGTAACCACCTTTGCAGGGCGAGTATGGTGCGGTTTTATGTGCCCGCAAACCACATGGGTTTACATCTATACCTGGTTTGAAGAAAAGTGCGAAGGCCCAAGAAACAAGCGTATTGCACTAGACGCCAGACCCATGGATGCCGATAAATTTTTGCGTAAAACAGCTAAGCATACTGCGTGGGTTTTAGTTGCCTTACTTACAGCGCTAACGTTCGTAGGCTACTTCACGCCTATTGCCAGTTTGTTTGTGGACTTTTTTACTTTCGATACCAGTTTTTGGGCAGCGTTTTCAGTCATCTTTTTTGCGGTATGTACCTACGGTAACGCAGGTTATATGCGCGAGATAATGTGTACGCATATATGTCCGTACGCGCGTTTTCAGTCTGCCATGTTCGACAAAGATACGTTTACCGTATCGTATAACCCCAATCGCGGTGAACAACGCGGCCCTCGCCCTCGCAAGCTTTCTCATGAGCAAGTAAAAGAAAAAGGCCTTGGTGACTGCATTGATTGTAACCTGTGCGTGCAGGTGTGCCCCACCGGCATTGATATTCGAAATGGCCTTCAATATGAGTGCATCAACTGCGGTGCATGCGTTGATGCATGTAACGGCGTGATGGACAAAATGGGTTACCCCAAAGGCCTTATAAGTTTTACCTCAGAAGAAGAACTGTCTGGAGGCAAAACGCATATAATACGGCCTAAGCTTATTGGTTATTTTGTGGTCCTCGTCATTATGATGGGATTGCTGTTTGCCAATATCTGGACACGTAGCCCCACCGAAGTGGACATTATTCGCGATAGAAATTCGCTGTACCGCGAGACCAATGAAGGATTAATTGAGAATGTTTACACCATTAAAGTGTTAAACAAAACTCAACAACCGCATACCTATACAGTAACCATTAAAGGTTTGCCTGATTACCAGTACATTGGCGAGCAAGAAGTAACTGTGGAAGGCGGCGCGGTTTATAGCACGCCGATTTCAGTTGCAACCGACGCCTATAATCTGGAAGATACCGTTACCGATATATTTATTAGCGTAACCACCACCATTGATGGAGAAACGGTTACTGTTGATGAACCAACCAAATTTCTTTATCGATGA
- a CDS encoding DUF3016 domain-containing protein: MLVGLSCVALLGYGVTAEPSHAAEVKITWEEPESYSDVRPSNESRKRFRERTLNELEAHIVELAADLPESQVLSITVTNVDLAGEVWPSQFVGFGNAGANDIRVIRRIDIPKMTFSYTLTDAAGEVVASEDEVKIKDMDFMESNIRRHRNESLSYEKTMLDEWFSDTFLKQQVAANN; the protein is encoded by the coding sequence GTGTTAGTAGGGTTAAGTTGCGTAGCATTGTTAGGCTATGGTGTTACGGCTGAGCCTTCCCATGCAGCAGAAGTAAAAATCACTTGGGAAGAGCCTGAATCATATTCCGATGTAAGGCCGTCAAACGAATCGCGTAAGCGCTTTAGAGAGCGAACGCTGAATGAGCTTGAAGCGCATATCGTAGAGCTAGCAGCAGACTTACCTGAATCTCAAGTTCTGTCGATCACTGTAACCAACGTCGATTTGGCAGGAGAAGTATGGCCAAGTCAATTTGTTGGGTTTGGTAATGCAGGCGCAAATGATATTCGAGTCATCCGTCGTATTGATATTCCGAAAATGACATTTAGTTATACACTCACTGACGCAGCGGGTGAGGTAGTGGCAAGCGAAGATGAAGTGAAAATAAAAGACATGGATTTTATGGAATCAAACATACGACGCCATCGTAACGAATCTTTGTCTTACGAAAAAACCATGTTAGATGAATGGTTTTCAGATACTTTTCTTAAACAGCAGGTTGCCGCCAATAATTAA